A stretch of Paenibacillus peoriae DNA encodes these proteins:
- a CDS encoding response regulator transcription factor, giving the protein MKKRVLLVEDEIRIREVIADYFKQNNWEVYEAGNGKDALIWFDSVQPDLIILDIMMPELDGWEVCRQVRSRSGVPIILLTAKSGDDDKILGFELGADDYVTKPFSPKVLIARANALMKRVEGHVQPESHILRFGSAILNTMAHRLEVDQAEVELTPKEYELLRLLIHNKGIVISRDAILNRVWGIDFEGDTRVVDTHIKKLRSKLGRESRHIRTIFGTGYRFEEEE; this is encoded by the coding sequence TTGAAGAAAAGAGTTCTTCTTGTCGAGGATGAAATACGTATTCGTGAAGTGATCGCGGATTATTTTAAACAAAATAATTGGGAAGTCTATGAAGCAGGCAATGGGAAAGATGCACTCATCTGGTTTGATTCGGTGCAGCCGGACCTGATTATACTCGATATTATGATGCCGGAACTGGATGGTTGGGAGGTGTGCCGCCAGGTGCGCAGCCGTTCAGGTGTACCGATCATTTTGTTGACAGCCAAATCCGGTGATGATGATAAAATATTAGGCTTTGAACTGGGAGCCGATGATTACGTGACCAAACCATTCAGCCCCAAGGTGCTGATTGCTCGCGCGAACGCGCTGATGAAACGGGTGGAAGGACATGTGCAGCCAGAGTCGCATATCTTGCGGTTCGGTAGTGCCATTCTCAACACGATGGCTCATCGGCTTGAGGTGGATCAGGCGGAAGTCGAACTGACGCCCAAGGAGTATGAGCTGCTGCGGCTGCTTATACATAATAAAGGCATCGTTATTTCACGGGATGCGATACTGAACCGAGTGTGGGGCATCGACTTTGAAGGAGATACACGAGTTGTCGATACGCATATCAAAAAGCTGAGAAGTAAGCTGGGCCGTGAATCACGCCATATCCGCACTATTTTTGGTACTGGCTACAGGTTTGAGGAGGAAGAATGA